Sequence from the Wielerella bovis genome:
TTTTTGAGTGATTTTTAGCCGTTTAAGTGCCACACCAATGGCTCTTTGTGAACAGTTAAAGCGAACAGCGCGTTCTCTTTGAAAATCATCAGGAAATTGTTCTACGTCTTTTCGCAATAATTCATCATTGATTTTATTGGTTCTTTTGGGGTAGGGTTTACGTTCAATGCATTTTTTCCATAGTTGAATGGTACTGCGACTGATGCCATATTCCGCTGCCAATTCACGGTAGCTGTAACCCGAATTTAATTTTTCTAAAATCATTTGGCGATAATCTTGTGAATAAGCCATAACTGTTCTCCTGTGTGTACCGTTTATTTAATTCTACACCTATAGCAAAAACATGGACAGGCGCAGAACAAACTGCGCGTGGTTCATTTAATAGCTTGACGCATCATAGCGGCGCAGGGGCTGTCTATCCCGATAAGATTTCAGGCGGCTTAACCGTCGCAGAAATGTGGATGTATGAGAAAGGAAATGGTGGGAATGACTACAACCTACGTTGCTTACAGCCTGCTTTGTTTAAATGCCAAAACAATCTGAAAGATTTGCAGGATGGCACGCCACTTAAATTAGATGCTACCGATGATGTGTTTTTAAAGTTCTGTTTATACGGAGATGCTCAACACTATCTGATTAATGCCAGCCATTGGGAAGCCTAAACCATGCCAAATTATCTCATCCCAAGAGGCGTATTGTGGGCGCCGTCCCCCAAACGTTCAGGCAATCATAAGCTTATTCAACGTGGCTTATGGTTTAAAAGTCCACCCAAACGCGCCTTATCCAAAACCTTGTTTAAACGGGGCTTTTTAACGCAAAGCCGCTTTTCGGGTAAAGGATTTATTGCGGGTACGAAAGGCGGTGTGGGCATTGTTACCGTCAATGGCAAACCAGCGCGGCGCAAAATCTTGTTACTTGACCAAGCCACCATGATTTGGGCGCGTAGCACATGGAGCGCACAAGACGGCAGCTATCGGTTTGAGCATCTTGATGAAACACGCGAGTTTTTGATTTTAGCGGTAGATAATTACAACAGCTTCTATCGCCCTGTGAGTTGGGACAAAATCAAACCCAAAATAGCCAGCGAAACATAATGTGAGACTAGGGGCAAACATGACTGATTTAAATTTGGATTTGAATGAGCTGCAAAACCATGTAGATGCTGCTCATTTGCCCCTTGCCTTTGGCGAAACCGATAAACCGCGCCCCATCCGCCGCTCGCCACCGTGTTATATATGGCGTGCGGTGTATTCGGACAGTTGTTTGATAGCACAAGAAAAAACCTTTGCTGAAAACGGCGCGAATGTGGCGCAATATTATCAAAATAGCGTTTCAGGCAGCCTGAATATTCAAAATACCTTTACTGCTCAAACCGCGCAACATGCTGAAATTCACGCACATTTGCATGATAAAACAGGCGAAAGTGAATTATTGTTCCATCACGGCAAAGGTTTCACATCGGCAGATGCGCATTTGAGTTCGTCTGTTATTGGACAAAATGGCTTGGATTATTTGCAGATTGCCTGCGCCCAAATCACATACAGCGGCGACATTAAATTGCGCGGCTGCCTGAAAAACCAAAACATCGGGCAAAACCTTGTTTCATCACAAGCAATCCACGCAAATGGCACACACGTTTCAGGCAGCCTGAAACACCCATATGGACACAGCGTGCAACCACCGTGTTATTGGCGCGACATTCCGCTTGATGACACTTCATCACAAGGCACAGATTATCCCTGCGGTAAACGTCCCGATGCTGCCCATTTACCATTGGAATTTGACCAACTCGCCAGCGAAATAGACAGCGCACACATTCCCCTGCCGTTTGCCTGCACAACCGAAAACTTTATCCCCAATTTACCGACTTATATTATGCTCAATGAAATCAAAGCCACCGCCAATGGTCGCACCTTATCGCCCTTCTCCGCCAGCATTTCTGCCACAATGGACGGCTATTGTTGGCTCGGCGAAGTGTCGTTGCCGCCTGATGATTTTGCCGCGCTGGAACTGGATAAACGCAATCAAGGCAATGAATTAGAAATTGAATTGACCCTTAATGGCGAAAAGTTTGTCTTTCTCGCCGAACAGGTTAGCGATGGTCGCCAATTTGGACAAAAATCCTATACCGTCAGCGGTCGCAGCGCAACAGCGCATTTGGGCGCGGATTATGCCCAAATCCAAAATGGCGTGGTTAATCAAAAACTGTACGCGCAGCAAATCGCCGCTGCTGTGTTGTATAACACAGGTTTTACGATTGGCGATTGGCACACCGTAGATTGGCTTGTCCCTGAAAATGTCTATTCCTTGAATGACAAAACGCCGATTGCCGTGTTGCAAGACATCGCAACGGCGGCAGGTGCATTTTTAGTAAGCGACCCAAGCGAGCGCAAAATCCACGTTCAAGCACGCTGGAAAAAAGCTGCGTGGGAAATTGGCACAGCCACAGACGGCACAGCAGATGTACGCTGCCCAGCCGACATCATCATTAAAATCAGCGGACAAAAACAAGTGCAAACACAATACAAAAGTGTGTTTGCCTATCCCACTCATGAACTCAATGATGCAGGGCTGATTTACCGTTCAGGCAGCGACAAAATGCCACAAGCTCCGATGTTAAGCCATGCGCTGTATACCGAGAGCAAGGTACAACGTGCCGCAGGTTTAGCGGCATTGAGCGACAGCGGTGTACACAAAACCGAAACGGTAGAAATCGCACCGCCATCGGCAAAATACGCTGTGCCGCGTGCCAAGTTGGGGCAAATTTGGCGATTTGATGAACCCGATGGCGCATGGTTTGGTGTCATCACAGGCGTGAAATTAACTGCCAGCGTGGAAAACAACGCACCCAAAATCAGCCAAACGCTGACGGTGGACAGGTATTTAGGAGATTGATAAAGATGAATTTATTCAAACAACTCAATGCCTTGTTTGCCAAACCCACACGCTCGGTGGCGAAAATCACGCATATTCGCAGCGATGGCACACTTGAAGCGGAAACGGTGTTTGGTAAAAACCAAGTGCTGTTGCGTGGACAAGGGTATGAGTTAGGGCAGAGTGTGTTTTACGATACCAAAACTGGGCAGGTGTTGGAGAGTGCGCCGCAGGTGGGGTTGGTGGAGATGGATGTTTAAAACGGTTTTAAATATCTTTTAAAAGGCGGTTGGCTGACCATCCAACCGCCTTTTGTATTGAAGTGCTGTATGTCATAAGCCATTATTTAATCATAGATAATCTGTCATTATATCCAAATTGTATTTAGGTAAAATATGACAGATTCAATCATTAAAGCAGGCATACAAATCAGTACCCAAGTGGGTGGAGGCGAACAAATTGACAAACTGGTCAAAAGTATTGCCGAGACATCTGATGAAACCAGTCAGTTAAGCCAAGAAGCGCAAAAATTAGCGCAAGAATGGCAAAAAGCACAGCAAAATACTGCTTTAATCACTCATTACAAAACGGTTAAAAGCAGCTTGGCAGACAATCGTGAAGAAATCGCGCATACAGAGCAGCAATTACGCAAACTGGATGCGCAAATGTCCAATGGGAAAACCAAAGAACAACAACAGCAATTTAATCAATTAAAAGAGAAATTGGTTCAACTCAATCAGCAAAAACGCGCATTGAGTGAGAACCTACGCCAAACCAGCATTGCCATGAATGAGGCAGGCATTTCAAGCAAGCATTTGGCAAACAATCAAAAATATTTTGCCGACCAAGCCCAAAAAACTGAACAAAAACTCCAAGAACTCAATCAACAAGCGCAAAAAACCCAGCAAATCGCCCAATCCAAAGCCATTTTGGGCATGGATGTGGACGACCGCGCTCGCAAAGAAATTGTTGAATTGGATAAAGCCTTTGCCGATTTAAAGCGCAATGGTGGCTTATCACAAGTGGAATTGGCACGTGCTGCGCAATTACACGCAAAAAAAGTGGGCGAAATTGAGCAATCTTTACAGCGTGTTAAGCCCACTTTGGGCGAAGTAGCGCAAAGTGTGGGCGGTTTGGCAAGTCAGGCAACGGGTTTGACCTATCTTGCCAAGCAAGCCATGAGCTTTGAGACGGCGATGGCTTCGGTTAAAAAAGTAACCGATGGCACACCTGAACAATACGCAAAATTATCCAGCGAAATCAAAACAATGGCTGGCGAATTGGGCGTATTACCTGCGGAATTAGCTGAAATTGCTGCCGCTGGTGGTCAAGCCAATGTTGCGCTGGAAGAGTTGCCGAAATTTACCCGAATGGCAGCAGAAATGGCGGTTGCGTTCAAAATCCCAGCCGAACAAGCTGGCGATATGGCAGCCAAAATTGGCAATGTGTTCCAAATTCCGATTAGCAAAGTCGGCGAATTAATGGATGCGGTCAATGTGCTGGGCAATAATACCGCTGCCAAAGAAGCCGAAATTTCCAATGTTTTAATGCGGATTGGTGGCAATGCGAAACAATTTGGCTTGGTGGCGGAAGAGGCAGCTGCATTGGGCGCGGCGTTCATCAGTTTGGGTAAAGCCCCCGAAGTCGCTGGCACGGCAATTAACGCACTTTTGACAAAATTGCAGACTTCTACCGAGCAAGGAGCAGATTTTAAAAATGGCTTGCAAGACATTGGCTTATCTGCGCAAGAAATGGCGGATAATATTGCTGCCAATCCACAGGCTGCACTAACCGATTTCTTGCAACGCATTGAACAGTTAGACAAACAATCGCGCAGTATTGTATTGACGAAAATGTTTGGTGCAGAATACAGTGATGATTTGGCATTGCTTGCAGGCAGCCTGAAAACTTATGAAGATGCGCTCGCCCATGCAACCGATAAAGCCCAAACATTGGGTGCCATGCAAGAAGAAGTCAATAAATCTCTACAAACGACTGAAAGCAAAATCAATCAAACTAAATCTGCCATGTCATCCGCAGCAGCAACGGTGGGCGAAGCATTGTTACCTGTGTTGCGTTTTGCAGCGGAAGGTGCAGGTGGTGTGGCAAATGCGATTGATATGATTGCTAGCAAATATCCATTGTTGGCGCAACTTGCCGTCATTTTTGCAGGTGGCAAAGTAGCGGTAGCAGCCTATCAGTTGGCAGTCAAAATGGCTGGCACGGAAAGTGTTACTGCGATGACCAAAACAGACGCATCTGTCAATAAAGTACGAGCTTCGCTTAAAGGCGCAGCAGTAGATGCCAAAATTTTTGGTATGTCTATGCAATCCGTTCATGGTGCAGTGGGCAAATTAGGGACTGGTTTGGGCGGTTTGGCAAATAATGCAGCCATGTTGGGCGCGGCATTTGTTGGCGGTTTTGGCATGGGTGAAGCCTTGTATCAAGAGTCGGAAATGGTGCGTTGGGCTGGCGATAAAATCGCAGCCGTATTTGCAGGAATACATTCTTTGGCAACAACGGGTTCGTTAGACCAATACCGCGAAAATTTCCGCACTTACGCGGAAAGTGAAAAAGAACTGGCTGAATTGAAACGCCAAACTGCGCTTGAAGAACAGAAAAAAGCCGAAGCCGCCAAACAAGCATCAGCCGAGCAAGCCCAACAAATCCGCGCATTAACCGAAACTTACCGCGCTCAACAAGCGCAATATCAAGGCAATGAACAAAGTCTGCGCGTTTTAACCGCTGCTGGTAAAGAAAACGGTGTGATTGCTGAACAGTTGCGTGAACAAAATAAACAACTGGAACAACAACTTGCCAAAACCAAAGACGAATTAAGCAGCCTGAACGCCAATATTGCCGATACATCGCCTTTGGCAAAAAACCGTCAAGCCTTACAAGATTTGGGTTTATCAGCTGAACAAGTTGCCACAGGTATTTCGCAAGCGGCGCAAAAGTCGTTGGATGATTTTAAGTTGGCAGCACAAGGCTTTGGCAATGATGCAGACGCAATGGCACAAATCTTTCAGGCTGCCGTTAAAAAAATGGACACGCCCGAAGCCTTATCCGAATTAAAACAAAGTCTAAATGAAGTAGGACAAGAAGCAGGTTTAACCGCTGAACAAATCAATCAAATTGCACAATCTGCACCACAAGCAGGTTTGGGTTTGGCACAAATCAGCAAGCCTTTGGGCGAAGCCGAAGCAGCCGCTACTGCTTTGGGCATTGAATTGCAAAATGCATTTTCAGGCAGCAGTCCTGCCATGCAAACCGCGTTAAGTCATTTCACAACTTTGCGCGGTCAGCTTTCTGAATTGGCAGCGCAGGGGTTGGATACTGGTTTGATTGTACAGCAAAGTTTGTCCAAATTAACCGAAACCGCACAAAATCAAGCTGATATTGATGCGCTGAAACAAGCCATTCAGGGTTTGGGTCAATCGGGCGCATTGAGTTTACAAGAAGTAGAACGCGCTATTTTGGCAACCGATGTGCGTTTACAAGAACTCAAAGGCACAATAGACCCGACCGAAGCGGCTTTTAAAAAATTAGGCATTCAAAGCAAAGAAAGTCTGCGTTTGGCAGCCGAAGAAACACGTCTTGCCTTTGAAACTGTGAAAGCAAGTGGCAATGCCACTTCTGCGGATTTAAAAGCTGCATTTGAACGCACCGCCGATGCGCTATTAGCAAGCGGCGATGCCAATCAACGCGCATGGGTAGAAAGTCAAGCCGCTGCCTACAACTACAAGGTTGCGGTAGATGAGACAGGCAAAGCCAATTTACAAGCAGCGGAAAAAACCGTGCAAGCAGCGCAAACCCAAGTGGCGGCGCACAATCAAGTCGCCCAAGCTGCACAGCAAGCGGCGCAAAGTGTTGAAAAAAGCAGCGAGAAAGCCAGTCAAAGCATGGAACAGCAAGGCAAACGCTTGTCTGATTTTGCGACAAAAGTGGACTATACCTTACGCCAAACAGGGGCTTATTTCCACATGGGTACAGCCGCATGGCAAGGTGTTTTGCGCGATGTGCAAGATATGTACATCGGCATCAATCAAGCGATTAAGCAACTGAATGACGATACTGAAAACGGCGGAAACATCGCCATGTCATTGGCAAAAGCCGAAGCCTACGCCATTTCTAATGCACATAAATTGGACAACGTTACATTGAACAACCTCAATCAAGCGATTGATAAAGCCAAACAGAAAATGGCGCAGCTTGCCCAAGAGGCTGCCAATGCACGAGCAGCTGCTGAAAAAGAATTATTGAGCGCGCAAGGACGTGATGATGAAGTAGCACGCTTGGAGCAGCAACAAAAAATTGAACAACTGCGTAAACAGCAAGCCGCTGCACAAAAATCAGGTAACCGTGATGCCGTGCAAGACTTTGAGGCGGCGATTGCGGCAAGCAACAAAGCATTTGAAGAACGATTGCGCCGCGAAGCCGCACAGCGCGAACAAGCGCGTTTGGAAACCGAACAACGTGAACGCGAAAAAGCCGAACAGCAACGTCAGCGCGAGCTTGAAAAGCAGCAACGCGAACAAGAACGCCTTGAACAACAACGTCAGCGTGAATTGGAAAAACACATTTCCACTCAATCGGTTCAAGTCAATGTGCAAACAGATTTCAGTCGTTTAAGTGCGGCGATACAAAAACGCGATGATGTTATTGCCGATGCTGCTGCACAAAAATTGTTAAATGAATTGGAACAGTCCATTTTACAACAACGTTAAAACCCATTCAGGCAGCCTGAAAAGGAAAAAAACATATGGATTTGATTTTAAAAAGAAATGATACACAAGAAACAGTTGAATTGCCACAAGATTTACGTTGGATAGATGAGCATGATTGGAGTGCCATCGCGCAAACATCGCCCGAACGCACTTTGTCGGGTAGCCAAATTATTCAGCAAGGAATAAAGCAATCAGGTCGCCCGATTACTTTATCAGCGGACAATGTGTGGCTACCTTTATCAACGGTTCAGAAGTTGCGTGATTGGACAGATGTGCCTGAATTGAAAATGACCTACATACATTATGATAGTCGGGCATTCCAAGTGATTTTTGCGCTGCACGAACAGGCATTGAAAGCCGAGCCTGTGCATTTCACAACCCCTGAATTAGGTAGTGAACACTACATTGCCACAATCAAATTATTAACGGTTTGAAGTGCTTGTTGTTAAAAAGAAAAACACCGCTTGATACAATGGCGGTGTTTTAAGCAAGACGGCAACGCGGACGGTGCGCATACCGTTTGTTCCGCGCTTACATCAGCAGAACCAGCCTGCGTCAGTGTGCCGCCACCTAGCTAGGCGGTGCGATTTTATCACTAACGCACAAGGTAAATCAATGAATCCCTTATTTTGTAAGGCTTGCAGCCGTAAAATTGGCGAAGCGACAGGCATTTATCGCATTGCGATTCAATGTCGCAGATGCAAACATTTAAACCAATTTCAGGCAGCCTGAAACTTATTTTTTAACCCAGCGTACCCATGCGTACCCAAACCGAAAGTGAGTACGCATGAACTACACCCAAGCACCCCTGCCTTTCACGGGGCAAAAACGCCGATTTTTAAACCACTTTAAAACCCTTTTAAAACAGCATATTCCGAATGATGGCGAGGGCTGGACGATTGTTGATGCCTTTGGCGGCTCGGGTTTGTTGGCACACACCGCAAAACAAGTTTTGCCAAACGCTCGCGTGATTTACAATGACTTTGACGGCTACACGGATAGATTGAAAAATATCAATGATACCAACAAATTACGCACCATTATTGCTGATTTACTGGCACATTATCCGCGCAATCAAAAGCTGCCTGAAACGCTGAAAAAGACCGTTCAGGCTGCCTTAAACAGTTTTGGCGGCTATATTGATTTGGATTGTGTCGCCAGTTGGCTGTTGTTTAGCGGTCGCCAAACAACGGATTTGCATGATTTAATCCACAATCACACCTATTACAACGGTGTGCGATTAAGCGATTATCCCAGCGCGGACGGCTATTTAGACGGCGTGGAAATCGTCAGCAAGTCGTATCACGAATTGCTGCCCGAATTTCAAAATCATTCAAAGGCTTTGCTTGTACTTGACCCACCTTATATTTGCACCGCGCAGGGTAGTTACCGCAAAGCTGGTTATTTTGGCATGGTTGAATTTTTACGCTTGATGAGATTGGTGCGACCGCCGTTTGTATTCTTCTCATCAACGCGGAGCGAATTGCTTGAT
This genomic interval carries:
- a CDS encoding IS630 transposase-related protein, producing the protein MAYSQDYRQMILEKLNSGYSYRELAAEYGISRSTIQLWKKCIERKPYPKRTNKINDELLRKDVEQFPDDFQRERAVRFNCSQRAIGVALKRLKITQKKDS
- a CDS encoding phage tail tape measure protein translates to MTDSIIKAGIQISTQVGGGEQIDKLVKSIAETSDETSQLSQEAQKLAQEWQKAQQNTALITHYKTVKSSLADNREEIAHTEQQLRKLDAQMSNGKTKEQQQQFNQLKEKLVQLNQQKRALSENLRQTSIAMNEAGISSKHLANNQKYFADQAQKTEQKLQELNQQAQKTQQIAQSKAILGMDVDDRARKEIVELDKAFADLKRNGGLSQVELARAAQLHAKKVGEIEQSLQRVKPTLGEVAQSVGGLASQATGLTYLAKQAMSFETAMASVKKVTDGTPEQYAKLSSEIKTMAGELGVLPAELAEIAAAGGQANVALEELPKFTRMAAEMAVAFKIPAEQAGDMAAKIGNVFQIPISKVGELMDAVNVLGNNTAAKEAEISNVLMRIGGNAKQFGLVAEEAAALGAAFISLGKAPEVAGTAINALLTKLQTSTEQGADFKNGLQDIGLSAQEMADNIAANPQAALTDFLQRIEQLDKQSRSIVLTKMFGAEYSDDLALLAGSLKTYEDALAHATDKAQTLGAMQEEVNKSLQTTESKINQTKSAMSSAAATVGEALLPVLRFAAEGAGGVANAIDMIASKYPLLAQLAVIFAGGKVAVAAYQLAVKMAGTESVTAMTKTDASVNKVRASLKGAAVDAKIFGMSMQSVHGAVGKLGTGLGGLANNAAMLGAAFVGGFGMGEALYQESEMVRWAGDKIAAVFAGIHSLATTGSLDQYRENFRTYAESEKELAELKRQTALEEQKKAEAAKQASAEQAQQIRALTETYRAQQAQYQGNEQSLRVLTAAGKENGVIAEQLREQNKQLEQQLAKTKDELSSLNANIADTSPLAKNRQALQDLGLSAEQVATGISQAAQKSLDDFKLAAQGFGNDADAMAQIFQAAVKKMDTPEALSELKQSLNEVGQEAGLTAEQINQIAQSAPQAGLGLAQISKPLGEAEAAATALGIELQNAFSGSSPAMQTALSHFTTLRGQLSELAAQGLDTGLIVQQSLSKLTETAQNQADIDALKQAIQGLGQSGALSLQEVERAILATDVRLQELKGTIDPTEAAFKKLGIQSKESLRLAAEETRLAFETVKASGNATSADLKAAFERTADALLASGDANQRAWVESQAAAYNYKVAVDETGKANLQAAEKTVQAAQTQVAAHNQVAQAAQQAAQSVEKSSEKASQSMEQQGKRLSDFATKVDYTLRQTGAYFHMGTAAWQGVLRDVQDMYIGINQAIKQLNDDTENGGNIAMSLAKAEAYAISNAHKLDNVTLNNLNQAIDKAKQKMAQLAQEAANARAAAEKELLSAQGRDDEVARLEQQQKIEQLRKQQAAAQKSGNRDAVQDFEAAIAASNKAFEERLRREAAQREQARLETEQREREKAEQQRQRELEKQQREQERLEQQRQRELEKHISTQSVQVNVQTDFSRLSAAIQKRDDVIADAAAQKLLNELEQSILQQR